In Nocardioides sp. WS12, the DNA window GGCGGTCCTGCGGGCGAAACCGCGTCCGAGCCGATCGCGACCGACGCCGCTCTGGGAGTCGTGAAGGGCGCCCTCAGCGACGCTGCTGCCGCCGCCGTACTGGCCGAGGTGACGCAGGTCGTGGACCGCTGGTTCGACAATGCGTACGTCGGCGACTACCCCCGTGAGAAGTTCGACACAGCGTTCGCCGACTTCACCAAGGACGCCCGAGGGCTCGCCGTGCAGCAGGCAGCGATCCTCAGCAACGCCGACCTGGGCGCCGACCTGGAAGCGGTCGAAGCCACGCAACGAGTGGTCCGCGTCGACGTGCTTGTCCCGAAGGGGAAGCTCGCAGGCGCGACCGTCCGGTTCCGGCTCGTCATCGCGATGACCGGTGCCGTCGAGCGCACCGACCGGGTGACCGGGCGACTAATGCTCACACCGGTGGCCGGCGGCTGGCAGGTCTTCGGCTTCGACGTCCAGCGCGACGAGGAAGGTTCCTGACATGCGCCTTCGAGTTCAGCACGTGATGCGGACGATGTTCCTCGGCGCGATCCTGGGCCTGCTGGCCCTGGTGGTGCCCGACAGCACGCCCGCCCCGACCGAGTTCACCCTGGTGAAGTTCGAGAAGACGGCCGGCGTCGACGTCGACCCTGATGTCGTGTGGATCCTCGCGGTCGGCTCGGACGCCCGGCCGCGGGAGGATCCGCTCCGCAGTCGCGGCGACGCGCTGCAGATGGTCGGCATGAACACGAAGACCGGCGCCGCAACCTCGATCGGGATCCCGCGCGACAGCTGGGTGCCGATTCCGGGCGTCGGTTCGAACCGGGTCAACGCGGCGCTCTACTTCGGCGGACCGCAACTGCTCGGCAAGACGGTCGGCAACCTGCTCGGCGTCGAACCCGACTACGTGATGGTCGCGACCTTCAGCGGTCTGGCGGAACTGATCACCAGCATCGGCGGCATCACAGTCAACAACCCGCGTGCCTTCTCCGACGTGAACCTCCATCCCAAGGGCTTCAAGAAGGGGAAGGTCAAGGTCAATGGGATGAAGGCCGTCGAGTTCGGCCGGATCCGCAAGTCGCTGCCCGCCGGCGACTTCGACCGCTCGGCCAACCAGCAACTGGTGCTGCGGGGGATCCGCGCGCGGGTTGCCGAGCGCGCGACCGAAGCCGGCTTCATCGAGAGCGGTGTGCTGAACGTCCTCAAGCGCCTGCACACCAAGGGCGTCTCGCCGGCGCAGCTGTTCCGGATCGCCCAAGCGGTCGCGCAGGTGGACCCCGCGAAAGTCACCACCTGCGTGCTGCCCGGTGCGATCGGCAACATCGGTGGCGCGAGCGTGGTCATCCCGAACACTGCTGCGGCCAAGCGCTACGGCAACGACGCCCGCAAGGACGCCACGATCAAGCGCTGTTGACCTCCGCGCCTGCGTCGCGCGCCTCCCGGGCACCCCGCCCGGCGAGCTCGTCGGCCTTCTCGTTGCCCGGGTCACCGGCGTGCCCCTTGACCCAGTGCCAGGTGACGTCGTGCTGCTCGGCGGCCGCGTCGAGTCGGCGCCACAGGTCCTCGTTCTTCACAGGAGCCTTGGCCGAGGTGCGCCAGCCGTTGGCCTTCCACTTCACGACCCACGACAGGATCCCGTTCCGGACGTAGCTGCTGTCCGTGTAGAGGTCGACAGTCGAACGCCGCGTCAGCGTCTCCAGGGAGCGGATGGCAGCCATCAGCTCCATCCGGTTGTTCGTGGTGTCGGGCTCGCCGCCGTACAACTCGAGGGCGTGCTCGCCGTACCGCAGCCACGCACCCCAGCCGCCCGGTCCCGGGTTGCCCAAGCAGGCGCCGTCGGTGTGGATCGTGACGAGGCTGCGCGCATCGGGTGGGGAGTCGGGCACAGAGGGAGGGTACGGGGGCCGTCAGGTCAGTTGGCGACGCGGAGGTGTGCCGCAGCGCGCCGGGCCTTTGCCCGGGCCTTGTCGACGTCGTCGCCGAGGGCGAGGGTCACCGCCATCCGGCGCCGACCGGACACGGCCGGCTTGCCGAACAACCGGACGCTGGTGTCCGGCTCGGCGAGTGCTGCGTCGACCCCGGCGATCTGCGGCGCCTCGATCTCACCCTCGAACAGGACGGCGCAGGACGCAGAGGCGCCTCGCGTGCGGATGTTCGGGATCGGGAGACCGAGAACGGCGCGGGCGTGCAGCGCGAACTCCGACAGGTCCTGCGACACGAGCGTCACGAGACCGGTGTCGTGGGGACGCGGCGACAGTTCGGAGAAGATCACCTCTTCGCCGCGGATGAACAGTTCGACGCCGAAGAGTCCCCGGCCGGTCTCGCCGCAGAGGTTCGCGACGACGGCGGCAGAGGCCCGCTGGGCCTTCTCCAGTACGACGTCGGAGAGCGCCTGCGGCTGCCACGACTCGCGGTAGTCACCGTCGACCTGGGTGTGGCCGATCGGGGCGCAGAAGGAGATGACGTCGGGTCCGCCGTCGGTGCTGGCGTGCTTCACCGTGAGCAGGGTGATCTCCTCGTCGAAGTCGACGAAGCCCTCCACGATGACGCGACCGGCACCGGCGCGGCCGCCGGCCTGCGCGTACTCCCACGAGTGGGCGACGTCGTCCGGGCCGCGCACGACCGACTGGCCCTTGCCTGAGGACGACATCACCGGCTTGACCACGCACGGCGTGCCGACCTCGGCGATGGCCGCCTCGAACTCCTCGAGCGTGTCCGCGAAGCGGTACGGCGACGTGGCCAGTCCGAGCTCCTCGGCCGCCAGTCGCCGGATGCCCTCGCGGTCCATCGTCAGCCGCGCGGCCCGTGCCGTCGGTATGACGGTCACGCCCTCCGCTTCGAGCTCGAGCAGCGTCGGGGTGTGGATCGCCTCGATCTCCGGCACCACCCAGTGCGGCTTCTCCTGCTCGATCACGCCGCGGACCGCGACCGGGTCGAGCATGTCGATCACGTGGCTGCGGTGGGCGACCTGCATGGCCGGCGCGTCGGCGTACCGATCGACGGCGATGGTCTCCACCCCGAGGCGCTGGAGTTCGATCACCACTTCCTTGCCGAGCTCGCCGGAGCCGAGGAGCAGGACGCGGGTGGCCGTGGCAGAAAGGGGAGTCCCGATGGTCGTCACGCGCGGAACTCTAGGACGGGGGCGGATACCTTGGCGTGGCCGGACCGGATATTCGTGAGCGCCGCCGCGGGATGAACAGGCACGATGCGGGTGATGTTGGTCAGCACGCCGCTTACCTGCTCTGGGCACTCACCAGGTGCGTGCTCAGCGCAGGTAAGCGAGGCTTCGGCGCTGGCGGCACCTCGCCTCGGTGTTGATTGATATCAATCAACACAGGGTGTGCCTGCTGAAATGAGTAACGGACCTGCGTTGCCGCAGGTCCGTCGTCTCCATCTTTCGGTGCCTCCGGCAGGATTCGAACCTGCGACACCTGGTACCGGAAACCAGTGCTCTATCCCCTGAGCTACGGAGGCAAACTCCCCACAGGGAGTGCGCGGTGAACCCTACCGGGCGATATCCGTGCCAGAGAAACCGGAGGCCGCCGATAGGCTTGGGGGGTGACCCCTGCGCAACTCTCCACCGCCATTGTCGGCGCCCTGTCCTCGCTCGTGGACGAGGGCGCGATCGCCCTGCCTGACGGCATTCCGGCTGAGGTGACGGTGGAGCGACCGCGGCAGAAGGGCCACGGTGACTACGCCACCAATGTCGCCATGCAACTCGCGAAGAAGGCCGGCACGAACCCGCGGGCATTCGCCGAGCTCCTCGCCGGTCGGCTGACCGACGCCGAGGGCATCGGCGCGGTCGAGGTCGCAGGGCCCGGCTTCCTCAACATCACCGTCGAGGCCGGCTCCCAGGGCAAGGTCGCCGCGGACGTCGTGGCGGCCGGGTCGTCGTACGGCCACACGGAGACGCTTGCCGGCGAGAAGATCAACGTCGAGTTCATCTCGGCCAACCCGACCGGACCGCTGCACCTCGGCCACACCCGGTGGGCGGTGCTCGGCGACGCGATCGGCCGGGTGCTCAGCGCCGCCGGCGCCGAGGTGACCCGCGAGTTCTACATCAACGACCGCGGCGTGCAGATGAACCACTTCGCCGCGTCGATCATCGCCTCGGCCCTGGGCGAGCCCAAGCCGGAGGACGGCTACGCCGGCGCGTACGTCGACGACCTGGCCAAGCAGGTCGAGGCAGCCAGCCCCGGCATCTTCGGCTTGCCGGCCGACGAGCGGCTCGCCGCCGTACGGGCCAAGGGGTACGAGATCCAGTTGGCCGAGCAGCAGGAGCAGCTCGACGGCTTCAACACCCACTTCGACGTGTGGTTCTCCGAGCTCTCCCTGCATGAAGACGGTCAGGAGAGCGGCGGGGTGCCGAACACTCTCGAGCGGCTCAAGGACCTCGGCCACGTCTACGAAGAGGGAGGTGCGCTCTGGATGCGCACGACCGACTTCGGCGACGACAAGGACCGGGTGCTCATCAAGTCGGACGGCGAGTTGACCTACTTCGCCTCCGACACCGCCTACTACCTCAACAAGCGGGCGCGCGGTTTCGACCACTGCATCTACTTGCTCGGTGCCGACCACCACGGCTACGTCGGCCGGCTCCGGGCGATGGCTGCCTGCGTCGGTGACGACCCCGACAAGACGCTCAACGTCCTCATCGGTCAGCTCGTGAAGATCGTCAAGGACGGCGAAGAGCTGAAGATGTCGAAGCGGAAGGGCACCTTCATCACGCTCGAAGAGTTGGCGGAGGAGATCGGCGTCGACGCACTGCGTTATTCGCTGGTGCGTTATCCGGCGGACACCCCGCTGGCTCTCGACGTGGCCGAGATCACCAAGGCCTCCAACGACAACCCGGTCTACTACGTCCAGTACGCGCACGCCCGGACTTGTCGGATGCAGGAGAACGCTGCGGATCTCGGCATGTCGTTGCCTGAGGACTTCGACCCGTCCCTGCTCAGCCACGACCGGGACGGGGAGTTGCTTCGCGCCCTCGCCGCCTTCCCGGGCGCGGTGGCCAGTGCGGCCGAGCTCCGCGAGCCGCACCGGATCGCCCGCTACCTCGAGGACACGGCTTCGGTGTTCAACAAGTGGTACGACACCAAGGAGTGCCGGATGCTCCCTCAGGGTGACGAGCCGGTCACCCCGACGAACGAAGCACGTCTCGTGCTCGTCGCGGCGACCCGGACCGTGCTCGCGAACGGACTCGACCTGCTCGGCGTCAGCGCGCCGGAGCGGATGTGAACGCGCACGTCTCGCCCGGCGGCTACACCGGTACGTCGCCGGTCTGGCTCCGTGAGCCGGCCGATGTCAACGACCTGGTGCCCATCCTGTGGCCGTCATCGGCACGCAAGGACGACCAGGGCGTGCTGCACATTGGCGGGCTGGCCATCCCGGACCTCGTCGCCGACGTCAACACGCCGGCGTATGTCCTCGACGAGAACGACTTCCGGGAGCGGGCCCGTGGCTTCCGCGACGCGTTCGAGGGCTATGACGTCTACTACGCCGGCAAGGCGTTCCTGAGCGTCGCGGTGGCGCAGTGGGTGGCCGAGGAGGGGCTCTGCCTCGACGTCTGCAGCAACGGGGAGCTGACCGTCGCCCTGCGTGCCGGAGTGGATCCGAAGCGGATCGGCTACCACGGCAACAACAAGACCCCGATGGAGTTGCGGCGAGCGGTCGACGCCGGCATCGGTCGCATCATCGTGGACTCGTTCCACGAGATCGAGCGGGTGGCCGACGTCGCGAACCAGCTGGGTGTGGTCCAGAGCGT includes these proteins:
- the argS gene encoding arginine--tRNA ligase; translated protein: MTPAQLSTAIVGALSSLVDEGAIALPDGIPAEVTVERPRQKGHGDYATNVAMQLAKKAGTNPRAFAELLAGRLTDAEGIGAVEVAGPGFLNITVEAGSQGKVAADVVAAGSSYGHTETLAGEKINVEFISANPTGPLHLGHTRWAVLGDAIGRVLSAAGAEVTREFYINDRGVQMNHFAASIIASALGEPKPEDGYAGAYVDDLAKQVEAASPGIFGLPADERLAAVRAKGYEIQLAEQQEQLDGFNTHFDVWFSELSLHEDGQESGGVPNTLERLKDLGHVYEEGGALWMRTTDFGDDKDRVLIKSDGELTYFASDTAYYLNKRARGFDHCIYLLGADHHGYVGRLRAMAACVGDDPDKTLNVLIGQLVKIVKDGEELKMSKRKGTFITLEELAEEIGVDALRYSLVRYPADTPLALDVAEITKASNDNPVYYVQYAHARTCRMQENAADLGMSLPEDFDPSLLSHDRDGELLRALAAFPGAVASAAELREPHRIARYLEDTASVFNKWYDTKECRMLPQGDEPVTPTNEARLVLVAATRTVLANGLDLLGVSAPERM
- the purT gene encoding formate-dependent phosphoribosylglycinamide formyltransferase gives rise to the protein MTTIGTPLSATATRVLLLGSGELGKEVVIELQRLGVETIAVDRYADAPAMQVAHRSHVIDMLDPVAVRGVIEQEKPHWVVPEIEAIHTPTLLELEAEGVTVIPTARAARLTMDREGIRRLAAEELGLATSPYRFADTLEEFEAAIAEVGTPCVVKPVMSSSGKGQSVVRGPDDVAHSWEYAQAGGRAGAGRVIVEGFVDFDEEITLLTVKHASTDGGPDVISFCAPIGHTQVDGDYRESWQPQALSDVVLEKAQRASAAVVANLCGETGRGLFGVELFIRGEEVIFSELSPRPHDTGLVTLVSQDLSEFALHARAVLGLPIPNIRTRGASASCAVLFEGEIEAPQIAGVDAALAEPDTSVRLFGKPAVSGRRRMAVTLALGDDVDKARAKARRAAAHLRVAN
- the rnhA gene encoding ribonuclease HI: MPDSPPDARSLVTIHTDGACLGNPGPGGWGAWLRYGEHALELYGGEPDTTNNRMELMAAIRSLETLTRRSTVDLYTDSSYVRNGILSWVVKWKANGWRTSAKAPVKNEDLWRRLDAAAEQHDVTWHWVKGHAGDPGNEKADELAGRGAREARDAGAEVNSA
- a CDS encoding LCP family protein, with translation MRLRVQHVMRTMFLGAILGLLALVVPDSTPAPTEFTLVKFEKTAGVDVDPDVVWILAVGSDARPREDPLRSRGDALQMVGMNTKTGAATSIGIPRDSWVPIPGVGSNRVNAALYFGGPQLLGKTVGNLLGVEPDYVMVATFSGLAELITSIGGITVNNPRAFSDVNLHPKGFKKGKVKVNGMKAVEFGRIRKSLPAGDFDRSANQQLVLRGIRARVAERATEAGFIESGVLNVLKRLHTKGVSPAQLFRIAQAVAQVDPAKVTTCVLPGAIGNIGGASVVIPNTAAAKRYGNDARKDATIKRC